A region from the Vibrio artabrorum genome encodes:
- a CDS encoding sensor histidine kinase: MRRIYLESLLGLLLCFITGLAAYQITVYQLNTDYEYVLQDYEATAHQQLIENISKNQGLEAAHQAMAQFVDTTLNTLETFSPNDKIPTPVSEFFSSHPTCFIFHDENRNLWFRLSNSNNIYHYLPNDETLVRQKIELEDNLIWAFFLASFIIYGVGHLVIIFRRVKKLETVTLRFAEGVLSSRAETSGGSAIGSLNKSFNLMADRIHHLVESNRSLTNAVAHELRTPIFRIQWQAEMLKDTPLNESQQDTVESIVEDTEEMEKMVDELLCYAKLDSIDLANRQQPLEVRDFLEHSMARWNKDTELNIELSLPEPPRAILISADETLLNRALNNLVRNAMKFARSQVSIVATLHRDQIYIAVHDDGDGVAQEHQARLFDPFYVGDKARNKAKSGHGLGLSIVDKICAQHGATVEVGQSHTLKGAVFTMTFPLCKDSADKPIQ, encoded by the coding sequence ATGCGACGTATCTATTTAGAGTCCCTACTAGGCTTATTACTCTGCTTTATTACTGGACTTGCAGCCTACCAGATTACTGTTTATCAACTCAATACGGACTATGAATATGTGTTGCAAGATTACGAAGCGACGGCTCATCAACAACTCATAGAGAACATCTCTAAAAATCAAGGGCTTGAAGCAGCTCATCAAGCAATGGCTCAGTTCGTTGACACGACTCTTAATACATTGGAGACTTTCAGCCCGAATGATAAAATACCGACTCCAGTTTCTGAATTCTTCAGCAGTCATCCGACTTGCTTTATCTTTCATGATGAAAATCGAAACCTCTGGTTTCGCTTATCTAACAGCAATAACATCTATCACTACCTCCCCAATGACGAAACACTGGTTCGACAGAAGATAGAGCTTGAAGATAACCTTATCTGGGCATTCTTCTTAGCCAGTTTTATTATTTACGGCGTGGGCCATCTCGTGATTATTTTTCGTCGAGTTAAAAAGCTCGAAACTGTCACACTGCGCTTCGCTGAAGGGGTCCTCTCTTCGAGAGCTGAGACATCAGGCGGCAGTGCTATCGGGTCTCTCAACAAATCCTTCAACCTGATGGCCGACAGAATTCATCACTTAGTTGAGAGCAATCGCTCACTCACCAATGCGGTCGCTCATGAATTACGTACCCCTATATTTCGCATCCAATGGCAAGCTGAAATGCTCAAAGACACACCGCTTAATGAGTCGCAACAAGACACCGTTGAAAGTATTGTGGAAGATACGGAAGAGATGGAAAAGATGGTCGACGAACTGTTGTGTTACGCCAAACTTGATAGCATTGACCTCGCAAACCGACAGCAGCCCTTAGAGGTAAGAGACTTTCTTGAGCACTCGATGGCACGCTGGAACAAAGACACAGAGCTCAACATAGAGCTATCACTACCAGAACCACCTCGCGCAATTTTAATATCGGCTGATGAAACGCTGCTTAACCGCGCCTTAAATAACCTAGTACGTAACGCGATGAAATTCGCTCGTTCACAGGTGTCGATTGTAGCAACCTTGCATCGTGATCAGATATATATAGCGGTGCACGATGATGGTGATGGCGTGGCACAAGAACACCAAGCTCGCCTGTTCGACCCCTTTTATGTTGGTGACAAAGCGCGTAATAAGGCCAAAAGTGGTCATGGTTTGGGCCTTTCTATCGTAGACAAAATCTGCGCACAACACGGTGCAACGGTAGAGGTTGGACAAAGCCACACACTCAAAGGGGCCGTATTCACGATGACCTTTCCACTATGTAAAGATTCAGCTGACAAACCCATACAGTAA
- a CDS encoding sodium:solute symporter family protein yields MNSTLFLTGFGVYVCFLIWLGWFVSRNQKSGEDFLLGGRGLPLFLVLGTTVATMVGTGSSMGAVGFGYANGWAGALYGIGGAVGILLLALWFAPVRKLNFMTMSEELAYYVGANRIVKNVVGLLIFIASIGWLGAHILGGGMYLAWIADIDLNLAKIIIAAAFTIYVVIGGYTAVVWTDTIQAVILFVGFILMAVMSVDYIGGLDNLYAAMDPAATSFLAIDKLGILPAVSLSVVIGVGVLATPSFRQRIYSGKDVSTIRRSFVGSGVLYLFFSIIPAIIGMAAHAIDPSLENPNYSFPYVAATVLPVGVGMIVLIAGLSATMSSASSDAIAGVSILLRDVYVMFTGRVPNKESMVNYSRLALIVVIGFALLFALTSNDIIGYITKMISTVMSGMFVCGMLGKFWKRYNWQGALATLAGASVASLVIMLNADYTIFWGNPVIPSCLVALVAGVIVSLCTPANQVTPEMAKAILDDERALMEMELSDTGVLEEEAPPQRPVNQAS; encoded by the coding sequence ATGAACAGCACACTTTTTCTTACAGGCTTCGGCGTGTACGTATGTTTTTTAATTTGGTTAGGCTGGTTTGTCTCGCGTAATCAAAAATCGGGTGAAGATTTCTTATTAGGTGGTCGTGGCTTACCATTATTTTTAGTGCTGGGTACAACGGTCGCGACGATGGTTGGCACAGGCTCAAGTATGGGGGCGGTTGGTTTCGGCTACGCGAATGGCTGGGCTGGTGCTTTGTACGGCATTGGCGGTGCTGTCGGCATTTTATTACTAGCCCTTTGGTTTGCCCCGGTTCGTAAACTAAACTTCATGACCATGAGTGAAGAGTTAGCTTACTATGTTGGCGCTAACCGAATCGTAAAAAATGTGGTTGGTCTGCTTATCTTTATCGCGTCAATCGGTTGGTTGGGTGCGCACATTCTCGGTGGCGGCATGTACCTGGCGTGGATTGCAGACATCGACCTTAATCTTGCGAAAATTATTATTGCTGCGGCATTCACTATCTACGTTGTGATCGGTGGTTACACCGCGGTGGTATGGACCGATACGATTCAAGCGGTCATTTTGTTTGTCGGTTTTATCCTGATGGCAGTCATGTCTGTGGATTATATTGGTGGTCTGGATAACCTTTACGCTGCAATGGACCCTGCTGCTACCAGCTTTTTAGCCATCGATAAATTGGGTATTCTGCCTGCTGTTTCTCTGTCTGTGGTTATCGGTGTCGGTGTATTGGCGACACCTTCATTCCGTCAACGTATCTACTCAGGTAAAGATGTTTCAACCATCCGTCGTTCATTTGTCGGGTCAGGTGTGTTGTATCTTTTCTTTTCAATCATCCCTGCAATCATCGGTATGGCAGCGCACGCCATCGATCCATCACTGGAAAACCCGAACTACTCGTTTCCTTATGTAGCGGCAACGGTGCTCCCGGTTGGTGTTGGTATGATTGTTCTTATCGCAGGCCTTTCTGCAACCATGTCGAGTGCAAGCTCTGATGCGATTGCGGGGGTGTCTATCCTGCTGCGTGATGTTTATGTCATGTTCACCGGTCGAGTACCGAATAAAGAGTCAATGGTGAACTACTCTCGTTTGGCATTGATTGTGGTGATTGGTTTTGCACTGCTGTTCGCTCTGACGTCCAACGATATCATCGGCTACATCACTAAGATGATTTCCACGGTCATGTCGGGCATGTTTGTGTGCGGTATGTTGGGTAAATTTTGGAAACGCTATAACTGGCAAGGTGCGTTAGCAACACTGGCTGGAGCATCTGTGGCTTCTCTGGTGATTATGTTAAACGCTGATTATACGATTTTCTGGGGTAACCCTGTGATTCCTTCTTGTTTGGTGGCTTTAGTGGCTGGTGTGATCGTGAGCTTATGTACACCGGCTAACCAAGTCACACCGGAAATGGCAAAAGCAATTCTTGATGACGAGCGTGCTCTGATGGAAATGGAACTGTCTGACACTGGCGTACTTGAGGAAGAAGCTCCACCTCAACGTCCTGTCAATCAAGCAAGTTAA
- a CDS encoding zinc-binding dehydrogenase codes for MTQTTAAVICGENDVRLRTFDLPAISDDELLVKNISNSICLSTYKAALLGSNHKRVPEDIAEVPVITGHEYAGVIVQVGANLQGRFKAGEPFVLQPAMGLPTGYSAGYSYETFGGNATYSIIPQIAIDLGCVLPYSSSYYANASLAEPMSCIIGAFHASYHTTPYVYEHQMGIKEGGALALLACAGPMGIGAIDYAINGPVKPSRIVVTDIDEARLERAESLIPVSKAAENGIELFYVNTAKLEDPVTHLKQLNGGKGYDDVMVYAAVAQVLEQADELLGNDGCLNFFAGPTDKQFKVPFNFYNVHYEATHIVGTSGGSKGDMVESIELSAANKINPSFMLTHVGGLEAAPHTILNQLDIPGGKKMIYPHINLPLTAIDQFHTLADQSPFFLELDEILKTNNYVWNEQAEKALLEFYDVSLTS; via the coding sequence ATGACTCAAACTACTGCTGCCGTTATCTGTGGTGAAAACGATGTTCGACTTAGAACGTTCGATTTACCTGCCATTTCTGATGATGAATTATTGGTTAAAAACATCTCAAATAGCATCTGTCTTTCTACTTATAAAGCGGCGTTGCTAGGAAGCAATCACAAGCGTGTACCCGAAGATATTGCGGAAGTACCTGTGATAACAGGCCATGAGTATGCGGGTGTTATAGTACAAGTGGGCGCTAACTTACAAGGGCGTTTCAAGGCAGGGGAACCGTTTGTGTTACAGCCTGCCATGGGGCTTCCAACAGGCTATTCGGCAGGTTACAGTTACGAAACGTTTGGCGGTAATGCAACGTACTCCATTATCCCCCAAATCGCTATCGACTTAGGTTGTGTTCTTCCATACAGTAGCTCTTACTATGCGAATGCCTCTCTAGCTGAACCCATGTCGTGCATTATTGGTGCATTTCACGCAAGTTACCATACAACGCCCTACGTTTATGAACATCAAATGGGTATCAAAGAGGGAGGGGCGCTTGCACTGTTAGCTTGTGCAGGCCCAATGGGGATCGGTGCAATTGATTACGCAATTAATGGCCCTGTTAAACCTAGTCGCATTGTCGTCACTGACATTGATGAGGCGCGTTTAGAGCGAGCTGAGAGCTTAATCCCTGTCTCAAAAGCTGCAGAGAACGGTATTGAACTTTTTTATGTGAATACGGCAAAGTTAGAGGATCCCGTAACTCATCTTAAACAGTTAAACGGCGGTAAGGGGTATGATGATGTGATGGTATATGCTGCTGTCGCTCAAGTACTTGAACAAGCGGACGAGCTACTCGGTAATGATGGTTGTTTAAACTTTTTTGCGGGTCCAACAGACAAGCAATTCAAAGTGCCATTTAATTTTTACAATGTTCACTATGAAGCCACTCACATCGTGGGAACATCGGGTGGCTCGAAGGGTGATATGGTCGAATCTATTGAGCTTTCTGCAGCGAATAAGATTAACCCTTCATTTATGCTTACCCATGTTGGTGGGCTGGAAGCGGCGCCACATACGATCCTAAATCAGCTAGATATTCCGGGTGGTAAGAAGATGATCTATCCGCACATTAACTTACCGCTGACAGCGATTGATCAATTCCATACCTTAGCTGATCAATCCCCGTTCTTTTTGGAATTGGATGAAATCTTAAAAACCAACAATTACGTTTGGAATGAACAAGCGGAAAAGGCACTATTGGAATTTTATGATGTGAGCCTAACTAGCTAA
- a CDS encoding response regulator — MTKPKMIIVEDDRKLQKMLQDYFVIQNFDVLALDDGSNATQTILAEQPDIVLLDLMLPVTDGLTICRQTRTHFKGKILMLTASDDDFDHVAGLETGADDYVTKPIKPRVLLARVRSLLRRQDTETTSVDDSDTLHFGKLVLRNTYKKCELSGTILSVTDSEFDLLWLLASNPDTPLSRDYLTQTLRGIEYDGIDRTIDNKVVRLRKILGDDSTPAEKIQTIRSKGYLFVSTAWH; from the coding sequence ATGACAAAACCTAAAATGATCATCGTTGAAGACGACCGAAAGCTTCAGAAAATGTTGCAAGACTACTTTGTCATTCAAAATTTTGATGTTTTGGCCCTAGATGATGGCAGTAATGCCACTCAAACTATTCTCGCGGAACAGCCCGATATCGTACTGCTGGATTTAATGCTCCCTGTCACTGATGGACTGACAATTTGCCGACAGACGCGTACCCACTTCAAAGGTAAAATCTTGATGCTCACCGCCAGCGATGATGATTTTGACCATGTCGCAGGTTTAGAGACAGGCGCTGATGACTATGTTACCAAACCAATCAAGCCAAGAGTTCTGCTGGCCAGAGTTCGCTCGCTATTACGCCGCCAAGACACTGAGACGACTTCAGTCGACGACTCAGACACTCTTCATTTTGGCAAACTGGTTTTGAGAAACACCTACAAGAAATGTGAGCTTTCAGGTACCATTTTATCAGTGACTGACAGTGAATTTGACCTGCTTTGGCTATTAGCAAGTAACCCAGACACTCCGTTATCACGTGACTATTTGACTCAAACACTGCGTGGTATTGAGTATGACGGTATCGACCGAACAATAGACAATAAAGTCGTACGCCTAAGGAAAATACTTGGCGATGATAGTACGCCGGCAGAGAAAATTCAGACGATTCGTAGCAAAGGTTACTTATTTGTTTCAACCGCATGGCATTAA
- a CDS encoding PTS mannitol transporter subunit IICB, which translates to MSTNIRAKVQSFGGHLTAMVLPNIGAFIAWGFITALFIPTGWMPNEYFGELVGPMITYLLPLLIGYTGGQIVGDKRGAVAGAIGTMGVIAGAEIPMFVGAMIMGPLSGWVIVQIDKRLQNKIPSGFEMVVNNFSLGIFGMLMCLFAYAIVGPAVTAANLFVKSGIEALVATGFLPLLAIINEPAKVLFLNNAIDQGIYYPLGLQAAAETGKSIFFMVASNPGPGLGMLLAYAKFGEGLSKKSAPSAIIIHFFGGIHELYFPYVLMKPIMIVAMIAGAATGIATFNLLDGGLVAGPSPGSIFSYLALTPRGSFFATIAGVTSATVVSFLVASAILKMSKKEQSEDEFEQSISDMKEMKAEGTVTKGVAQASTEQSVKAIKFVAFACDAGMGSSAMGASTFKRKLEKAGYDVQVKHFAIENVPSEADVVVTHESLENRAIKATGLPVVTIKNFLHDPALDTLMNTIGQQA; encoded by the coding sequence GTGTCTACAAATATAAGAGCTAAAGTGCAATCTTTTGGTGGTCATCTGACCGCGATGGTATTGCCAAATATTGGAGCCTTCATCGCATGGGGCTTTATTACCGCATTATTTATTCCAACGGGTTGGATGCCTAACGAATATTTTGGTGAATTAGTGGGCCCGATGATCACTTATTTACTTCCTTTGCTTATCGGCTATACCGGCGGTCAAATTGTCGGGGATAAACGCGGCGCGGTTGCTGGTGCAATCGGTACAATGGGGGTTATCGCTGGCGCTGAGATTCCAATGTTTGTGGGTGCAATGATTATGGGGCCACTGAGTGGCTGGGTGATTGTTCAAATCGACAAGCGTTTACAAAACAAGATCCCTTCTGGTTTCGAGATGGTGGTTAACAACTTCTCGCTAGGCATCTTTGGTATGTTGATGTGTCTATTTGCTTACGCGATTGTTGGTCCAGCAGTCACTGCTGCGAATCTATTCGTTAAGTCTGGCATCGAAGCCTTAGTTGCTACGGGCTTTCTCCCGTTATTGGCTATTATCAACGAGCCCGCAAAGGTACTGTTTCTCAATAACGCGATTGACCAAGGTATCTATTACCCACTTGGTTTACAGGCGGCCGCAGAAACGGGTAAATCAATATTCTTCATGGTGGCATCTAACCCAGGTCCAGGCTTAGGTATGCTATTGGCTTATGCTAAATTTGGCGAAGGTTTAAGCAAAAAGTCTGCACCCAGCGCCATTATCATCCACTTCTTCGGTGGTATCCATGAGCTGTACTTCCCATATGTACTAATGAAACCAATCATGATTGTCGCAATGATTGCAGGTGCAGCGACAGGTATCGCAACATTCAACCTACTTGATGGTGGTTTAGTTGCGGGTCCAAGTCCTGGTTCTATCTTCTCTTACTTAGCTCTAACGCCTCGTGGTAGCTTCTTTGCCACTATCGCAGGTGTCACATCTGCAACCGTAGTTTCGTTTTTAGTGGCGAGTGCTATCTTGAAAATGAGCAAGAAAGAGCAATCAGAAGACGAATTTGAGCAGTCAATCTCTGATATGAAAGAGATGAAAGCGGAGGGGACAGTAACCAAAGGTGTGGCTCAGGCTTCAACAGAACAGTCGGTAAAAGCAATCAAATTTGTTGCTTTTGCATGTGATGCAGGGATGGGCTCAAGCGCAATGGGGGCATCCACTTTCAAACGCAAATTAGAAAAAGCTGGCTATGACGTTCAAGTGAAGCATTTCGCCATCGAAAATGTACCGAGTGAGGCTGATGTGGTGGTGACTCACGAAAGCCTTGAGAATCGAGCTATCAAAGCGACAGGGCTACCCGTTGTCACGATTAAGAACTTCTTACATGATCCAGCATTAGACACTCTAATGAACACCATCGGTCAACAAGCCTAA
- a CDS encoding RidA family protein, with protein sequence MTIKRYGVEGGTGTGGQHLPFARATEAGGFLYVSGQTPMTDGEVVEGGIVDQSRLAIQNCVDIMTEAGYGLEDVMHVKVVLTDSRYFQSFNKVFKEFFGANPPARICMVCDLVVDVKVEVDVTCYRADRV encoded by the coding sequence ATGACTATTAAACGTTACGGTGTTGAAGGCGGTACAGGTACAGGCGGACAACATTTACCATTTGCACGCGCAACTGAAGCGGGTGGTTTCCTGTACGTTTCTGGCCAGACACCGATGACAGATGGTGAAGTGGTTGAGGGGGGCATTGTTGACCAGTCTCGCCTAGCGATCCAAAACTGTGTCGATATCATGACTGAAGCGGGCTACGGCCTAGAAGACGTAATGCACGTAAAGGTTGTGCTAACGGATTCTCGCTACTTCCAATCTTTTAACAAGGTATTCAAAGAGTTCTTCGGTGCTAACCCACCGGCACGTATCTGCATGGTCTGTGACCTAGTGGTGGATGTGAAAGTTGAAGTCGATGTGACTTGCTACCGTGCTGACCGCGTTTAA
- a CDS encoding MarR family winged helix-turn-helix transcriptional regulator: MDKHDEILVAIRQIIRAIDLHSKKLSKEYGLTGPQLILMRAIQEMGNVTIKELSNQTNVSQATTTTIIDRLELNGYVQRVRSESDRRKVHANLTEKGQELLSHAPPPLQDNFVKKFQNLEPWEQSLLLSSMQRVSSMMNAEDIDAAPVLQLEGIANVAKN; encoded by the coding sequence TTGGACAAACATGACGAAATCCTGGTCGCTATTCGCCAAATTATTCGCGCTATCGATTTACACTCGAAAAAGTTGAGTAAAGAGTATGGTTTGACTGGCCCTCAATTAATTTTAATGAGAGCAATCCAAGAGATGGGTAATGTGACGATCAAAGAGTTGTCTAATCAAACTAATGTAAGCCAAGCGACCACGACGACCATCATCGATCGTCTAGAGTTAAATGGCTATGTACAACGAGTACGCAGTGAGTCAGATCGACGCAAAGTACATGCAAATTTGACTGAAAAAGGCCAAGAGTTGTTGAGTCATGCGCCACCACCGTTGCAAGATAACTTCGTGAAAAAATTTCAAAACCTTGAGCCGTGGGAGCAAAGCCTACTGCTCTCTTCAATGCAACGTGTGTCATCAATGATGAATGCGGAAGACATTGATGCCGCGCCAGTTCTTCAGCTTGAAGGGATTGCCAACGTTGCTAAGAACTAA
- a CDS encoding PTS sugar transporter subunit IIA, whose protein sequence is MLYDLIDHDLIDVINHSEYKWEDAVKETTRYLQDKGYVTDNYANAIIQSTHDNGPYYVLCPGIAMPHARPEEGVLKTGLGIHVFSTPVDFGSEMGPANVLLTLAAKDSDTHIEVIQALSEMLVDEENIAKLAASSSKADVLEIIKSY, encoded by the coding sequence ATGCTTTATGACCTTATTGACCACGATTTAATTGATGTCATTAACCACTCTGAATATAAGTGGGAAGATGCAGTTAAAGAAACGACACGTTATTTGCAAGACAAAGGTTACGTTACCGATAACTATGCTAATGCGATCATTCAGTCAACGCATGATAATGGACCTTATTATGTTCTTTGTCCAGGCATTGCGATGCCCCATGCTCGCCCAGAAGAAGGTGTTCTAAAGACGGGATTAGGTATCCATGTTTTTTCAACCCCAGTTGATTTCGGTTCAGAAATGGGACCAGCGAATGTCTTATTAACATTAGCTGCAAAGGATTCAGATACACACATCGAGGTTATTCAAGCACTTAGCGAAATGCTAGTCGATGAAGAAAATATTGCCAAGCTGGCGGCTTCATCTTCAAAAGCTGACGTACTTGAAATTATTAAAAGTTACTAA
- a CDS encoding beta-N-acetylhexosaminidase encodes MKKTILSLLISGLVVSPMVLAMAPNTDLNLMPYPQTVELQAGQVKVDGHFKVYIKGFNSDRVEFTAKRFIDRLQRQTGVPILNWQVDSADEANLIIDIDAAPKSEVQNIDSVESYKITTQGEQITLSAPSPYGAIHGIETLLQLVETTATGYHIPAVTIVDQPRFRWRGVSYDTSRHFIKFDVLIRQLDAMASAKMNVFHWHFWDDQGIRIQTESWPRLWSETADGNYYTKDQVRYLVEYARNLGIRVIPEVSLPGHSSAVAHAYPRLMSGAEGQSYDQERGWGVFEPLMDPLNPELYEMLGDVFDELTELFPDEYFHIGGDEPNYSQWKNSERHQRFIEENNIDGERGLQSYLNVKVEKMLEARGKKMTGWDEIWHKDLPTSIVIQSWQGHDSIGRAAKEGYPGILSTGYYLDQPQPTSYHYRNDPMPSGITVDDKLHNGETFVTYQWQMPRSKGSPRKGTLTIIEAKDGTFRAFSDYNGKSREEIYILDYVPGKTFIGHFDNFMSYTEFNLNLNPKGFAEGSYQLIGNVRWPTTGEVIASSDIKGGVIPEPNGGYPAELTDKEKELILGGEITMWLENKDSDTVENYLWPRSYAIAERFWSDAQLTDERSMYKRMKVMDTWSEVSVGLRHHADADMLLKRIAKGQDIHNLRVLAKYTEPAQYYARNWEKWNSTDPKGTLYSQYERLNRFVDALPVESYAVYEMQDLVNEFATGNQQALNKLTQHYQQVKSAALEAKTVFAGNVSSVDTVVVAQKTIEVADLALTLIAKAQAGEKIRASEVNAYQAMLSDSAKIYDESIIAIVRPTELLLKRLGDE; translated from the coding sequence ATGAAAAAAACTATATTATCCCTATTGATTTCAGGTTTAGTCGTGTCCCCAATGGTTTTAGCAATGGCTCCGAATACCGATTTAAATTTAATGCCGTATCCCCAAACTGTCGAGCTGCAAGCTGGGCAAGTTAAGGTCGACGGTCATTTTAAGGTTTACATCAAAGGCTTTAACTCTGATCGCGTTGAGTTCACGGCAAAACGCTTTATTGATCGCCTTCAGCGTCAGACGGGTGTGCCAATTTTAAATTGGCAAGTCGATAGCGCGGATGAAGCTAACTTGATCATTGATATCGACGCGGCGCCAAAGTCTGAAGTACAGAACATCGACTCTGTAGAGTCCTACAAAATTACCACTCAGGGTGAACAAATTACGCTGAGCGCACCAAGCCCATACGGCGCTATTCACGGCATAGAAACCCTTTTACAGCTCGTTGAAACGACGGCGACTGGCTACCATATTCCTGCCGTAACCATTGTCGATCAGCCTCGTTTTCGCTGGCGTGGTGTTTCTTACGATACTTCACGTCACTTCATTAAATTTGATGTGTTGATTCGTCAGTTAGATGCGATGGCGTCGGCGAAGATGAACGTGTTCCATTGGCACTTCTGGGACGATCAAGGCATTCGCATTCAAACTGAATCATGGCCACGTTTGTGGTCTGAAACCGCCGATGGTAACTACTACACTAAAGACCAAGTACGCTATTTAGTGGAATATGCGCGCAATCTCGGTATTCGTGTGATACCAGAGGTCTCTTTGCCGGGTCATTCCTCTGCTGTTGCTCATGCTTATCCACGTTTGATGTCTGGTGCTGAGGGCCAAAGTTATGACCAAGAGCGTGGTTGGGGGGTGTTTGAACCATTAATGGATCCACTGAACCCAGAGCTCTATGAAATGCTGGGTGATGTGTTTGATGAACTGACTGAGTTGTTCCCGGATGAGTACTTTCACATTGGTGGCGATGAGCCGAATTATTCGCAGTGGAAAAACAGCGAAAGGCATCAGCGGTTCATTGAAGAAAATAACATTGATGGCGAGCGTGGTTTACAGTCCTACCTCAATGTGAAAGTTGAGAAGATGCTCGAAGCGCGCGGAAAGAAAATGACGGGTTGGGATGAGATTTGGCATAAAGATTTGCCAACATCTATCGTGATTCAAAGTTGGCAAGGGCATGACAGTATCGGCCGTGCGGCGAAAGAGGGCTATCCAGGGATTTTGTCTACAGGCTACTACCTAGACCAACCTCAGCCGACGAGCTATCACTATCGCAATGATCCGATGCCAAGCGGTATTACGGTCGACGATAAGCTGCACAATGGTGAGACATTTGTGACTTACCAATGGCAAATGCCTCGTTCTAAAGGCAGTCCGCGTAAGGGAACACTTACTATCATTGAGGCAAAAGATGGCACTTTTCGCGCGTTCAGTGATTACAATGGCAAGTCTCGAGAAGAGATTTACATTCTTGATTATGTGCCGGGTAAAACCTTTATTGGTCACTTCGATAACTTCATGTCGTACACCGAGTTCAACCTAAACCTGAATCCTAAGGGTTTTGCTGAAGGCAGTTACCAATTGATCGGTAATGTGCGTTGGCCAACCACAGGAGAAGTGATTGCGAGCAGTGATATCAAAGGCGGTGTCATTCCAGAGCCGAATGGCGGTTATCCTGCTGAACTGACCGATAAAGAAAAAGAGCTGATTTTAGGTGGCGAGATCACTATGTGGCTCGAGAACAAAGACAGCGACACCGTCGAAAATTACCTATGGCCGCGTAGCTACGCGATTGCAGAGCGCTTCTGGTCTGATGCGCAATTGACGGACGAGCGTAGCATGTATAAGCGCATGAAGGTGATGGACACCTGGTCTGAAGTGTCGGTTGGGCTGCGCCATCATGCGGACGCCGATATGCTATTAAAACGCATTGCGAAAGGGCAAGATATTCATAACCTGCGTGTGCTCGCGAAATACACTGAGCCTGCACAGTACTATGCGCGCAACTGGGAGAAGTGGAACTCGACCGATCCTAAAGGGACTTTATATAGCCAATACGAGCGCTTAAATCGCTTCGTTGATGCCTTGCCCGTTGAAAGCTATGCCGTTTATGAGATGCAAGATTTGGTGAATGAATTCGCGACCGGTAACCAACAAGCGCTTAATAAGCTGACTCAGCATTATCAACAAGTAAAATCGGCCGCCCTTGAAGCTAAAACCGTTTTCGCTGGCAATGTGTCTTCAGTTGATACCGTGGTTGTTGCACAAAAAACCATTGAAGTCGCAGATTTGGCGTTAACCTTGATTGCTAAAGCACAAGCGGGAGAAAAAATTCGAGCATCAGAGGTGAATGCCTACCAAGCGATGCTGTCTGACTCTGCGAAGATCTACGACGAGTCGATCATCGCGATTGTTCGCCCTACAGAGTTGTTGCTGAAGCGGCTTGGTGATGAATAA
- a CDS encoding QnrS family quinolone resistance pentapeptide repeat protein — MDTNNSTYHHHSFAEQDLSELTFTACTFIRCDFRRSNLRDTTFINCKFIEQGDIEGCHFDVADLRDASFQNCQLAMANFSNANCYGIELRECDLKGANFTRANFANQVSNRMYFCSAYITGCNLSYANLEQACLEKCELFENRWIGTYLGGASLKESDLSRGVFSEDVWGQFSMQGANLCHAELEGLDPRKVDTSGIKIVAWQQEQLLETMGIVVIPE; from the coding sequence ATGGACACTAATAACAGCACTTATCATCACCACAGTTTTGCTGAGCAAGACTTATCAGAGCTTACATTTACAGCCTGTACGTTTATCCGTTGTGATTTCAGACGTTCGAACTTGCGTGATACAACGTTTATTAACTGTAAGTTTATTGAACAAGGCGACATTGAGGGATGCCACTTTGATGTTGCCGACTTACGAGATGCAAGCTTTCAGAATTGCCAGTTGGCGATGGCGAATTTCAGTAATGCGAACTGCTATGGTATTGAGCTACGTGAATGCGACTTGAAAGGGGCGAACTTTACTCGTGCTAACTTTGCTAATCAGGTAAGTAATCGAATGTATTTTTGCTCAGCGTATATTACGGGCTGTAACCTGTCTTACGCCAACTTGGAGCAAGCTTGTTTAGAGAAGTGCGAGTTGTTTGAGAACCGTTGGATAGGTACTTACCTTGGCGGCGCGTCACTGAAAGAGTCTGATCTCAGCCGGGGTGTGTTCTCAGAAGACGTATGGGGGCAATTCAGCATGCAAGGTGCTAATTTATGTCATGCTGAATTAGAGGGGTTAGATCCTCGTAAGGTCGATACATCTGGAATTAAAATTGTCGCTTGGCAGCAAGAGCAACTGCTTGAAACGATGGGAATCGTCGTGATTCCGGAGTAA